TCGCCGAGAAGGGGCTCGCGACGGCGTGGTGGTCGCTGTTCTCCAAGGCCGCGTTCGCGGGCCTCATCGTCGCCGGCGTCGTCTGGGTGGAGTACGCCGCCCGCGACACCATCTCGCGACTCGTGGTCATCTACCTGGCCTTCCTCGCCATCCCGCTGGGTGGCCTCTATCACTCCGTGGTCTCCTTTACCGAGATGGTGTATCTCGTCTTGCTCGGCGAACTCGCCTTCTTGACCGGGATGGTCGAGTTCGTCCTCCCGGTCCTGCTGGGCAACACCGTCGGCGGCGTCGTGCTGGTGACGATCGTCAACTACTTCCAGACGACCGAGACGCGACTTGAGTCGGCCCGGTTCGAGGGCGCGACCCGTCAGCTCTCGATCCGGGAGTGGCTGTTCGGCGGCTTCGTCGGCCGCTCGTACGTCCCGCTGATCGACACGGCCGAACACGCCGCCGGGAACGGCGACCACCACCGCGTGATCGTCCCCATCGCCAACCCGCGGACCGAGACCCACCTCGTGGAACTGGCCTGCATGCTCGCCCGTGACCACGAGACTGCGACGGTCCACGCCGTCCACGTCATCCAGAAACCTGATCGCCCGACGCGGGGGTACGCCGGGTCGAACCGGCGGCGGATCATCGACGAGTCCGAGGCCCTCCTCGAACCCCTTCACGACACTGCGGCGGGCTACGACGTGGGGTTCGAGACCTCGACGGTCGTCTCCCACCGCTCGTTCGAGGAGATCTTCGACATCGTCCGGCGCAAGAACGCCGACACCGTGGTGATGGGCTGGAGCGACGACCGTCTCTGGACGGCGGCCCGCTCGGACCGGTCGCTGAACGACCTCACCCGCCGGCTCCCCAGCGACTTCCTCATCCTCAAGGACCGCGGGCTCGACGTCTCGAAGGTCCTCCTGCCGACCGACGGCGGGCCGAACTGTGAGTTGAGCGCCTCGGTTGCCAGGATCCTCCAGAACGTCTCGGGGGCGTCGGTGGAGTTACTCCACGTCGTCGACGGGCCCGAAGAGCGCGAGGCCGGCGAGGAGTTCCTCGCCGACTGGGCCGCCGAGCAGGACCTCGCCGACGCGACGATGACCGTCGACGACTCCGGCGACGTGGAGACGGCCATCGAGAACGCGGCCGCCGACTCGTCGCTCGTGATCATGGGTGCGACCGAACGCGGCATCCTCACGCGACTCGTCGCGGACGCGCTGCACATGGACGTGGTCGACGACGTGGACGTGTCGGTGCTGCTGACCGAGCGCAAGGGCGGCGGGCTCCTCAACCGGCTGTTCGGCCGCCGATAACGCCCGTCACACGCGCGTCTGACGCATCGTTTTGTAGGAGGAGCGACCATACTGTGGTATGCCGAGCCTCTCGGAGGCCTACACCGACCGACGGGACCGCGGGAAGCGTGATCCGCGCCGGATCGCGCTGGGCGCGGCGGTGTCGCTGTCGGGCGCACTCGCGCTCGTCGCCGCTCTCCTCGTCGTGACGACCCCACTGGGGGACCTCCTCGGGGCTACCGACGGCATCGCCGCCAAACACATGGGTGGCGTGCTCGCCGGACTGGGCGGGCCGGCCGTCCTGCTCGGGGTCGTCGCCGTGTTGCCGTCGAAGCGTCGCCAGCAACTCGGCGTGGTCGCTGGTTCGCTCGTCGCCGTCGCGGGCGTCTACCTGTTCTCGGTCGCGTACCCGGCACGCTGGTTCTACGCCGCCGATCCGCTGGTCTTCGAGACGGCCGTCGTCTACTTCCTCGGCGCGTTCGTCGCCCTCTGGTACGTCTTCGTCGCCGTCGCGAACTTCCGGCGGCGCAACGACCCCCACGGCACCGTCACGCTCGAAATCGAGAAGGGCGGGGAGACCCGCCGCGTCGAGGT
This Halorientalis sp. IM1011 DNA region includes the following protein-coding sequences:
- a CDS encoding formate/nitrite transporter family protein, producing MAEPDDGPQAPDPDPEESVREAVERSRSGAPAVGRVVRDRFSTDEVFQRIIAAADEEITAGSRELFFSALAGGFAITITFLLYASLTASTGGDTVLSVMLYPLGFIYIIIGGYQLYTENTLPPVALTLERLASIPALLRNWTVVLAGNFAGGALGAVALVFGGVLSPEAATAATYLAEKGLATAWWSLFSKAAFAGLIVAGVVWVEYAARDTISRLVVIYLAFLAIPLGGLYHSVVSFTEMVYLVLLGELAFLTGMVEFVLPVLLGNTVGGVVLVTIVNYFQTTETRLESARFEGATRQLSIREWLFGGFVGRSYVPLIDTAEHAAGNGDHHRVIVPIANPRTETHLVELACMLARDHETATVHAVHVIQKPDRPTRGYAGSNRRRIIDESEALLEPLHDTAAGYDVGFETSTVVSHRSFEEIFDIVRRKNADTVVMGWSDDRLWTAARSDRSLNDLTRRLPSDFLILKDRGLDVSKVLLPTDGGPNCELSASVARILQNVSGASVELLHVVDGPEEREAGEEFLADWAAEQDLADATMTVDDSGDVETAIENAAADSSLVIMGATERGILTRLVADALHMDVVDDVDVSVLLTERKGGGLLNRLFGRR